One Bradysia coprophila strain Holo2 unplaced genomic scaffold, BU_Bcop_v1 contig_145, whole genome shotgun sequence DNA window includes the following coding sequences:
- the LOC119074222 gene encoding serine/threonine-protein phosphatase rdgC: MLRNCACFSRQRRSSSFEDSSSCRSSEIERGVERNPHASLLKLLTSKGWYRQWRKPEREMSMTRVERTMKAAILIQRWYRRYLARMEVRRRYTWTIFQSIEYAGEQDQVQLYNFFNALLIHIPDAANKTTCSSNTSRSSSHDALDSKYSDESEDAGDEGITGPERTYRGPHMTFPLQKKDIDILINLFRKKKYNRLHAKYVAGILREATARLKRLPNLNQASTAISKQVTICGDIHGKLDDLLVVFHKNGLPSPENPYVFNGDFVDRGKKSLEVLLLLLSCLIVFPGGVYLNRGNHEDTVMNARYGFIREVHQKYKHNAERLLKLIDEVYRWLPLGTIVNNRVLVVHGGISDSTDLDLIKSMDRAKYVSLLRPPLAENNAPGADIDKVEWKQVFDILWSDPQHNEGCQPNGLRGAGTYFGPDVTQTFLQKYKLVFLVRSHECKHEGYDHMHDGKVITIFSASNYYEIGSNKGAYLKLNPQLDTHFVQYTSAASKTRRLTFRQRIGLVESSAIRELGARLRERGNELEKEFKDRDPESTGVISLSKWCEAMEAATKLGLPWRLLRDKLAPPENDSVVTDVNYRKTLEMLDTDLIKTAHAGSTSVADSLYKNKSSLEVIFRILDKDNSGFISLDEFGEACELLRRHLPEHDTKENLLEMCKLMDINKDGLVDLNEFLETFRLCEQAKGNYCKPTENSNHLTKQVTEEDEEDLDCGEETPKKS, encoded by the exons cTATGAAAGCGGCTATTTTAATTCAAAGATGGTACCGTCGATATTTGGCTCGAATGGAAGTGAGGCGACGTTACACATGGACCATCTTTCAGAGCATTGAGTATGCAGGCGAACAAGACCAAGTTCAG CTGTATAACTTTTTCAACGCACTGTTAATTCACATTCCTGATGCAGCGAATAAAACTACTTGCTCATCCAATACATCCCGATCTTCGTCACATG atgCATTAGATTCAAAGTACTCGGATGAATCGGAAGATGCAGGCGACGAAGGTATAACCGGACCGGAGCGGACGTACAGAGGGCCACATATGACATTCCCGTTACAAAAGAAGGACATAgacattttaataaatttatttcgtaaGAAAAAG TATAATCGTCTTCATGCCAAATACGTAGCTGGTATCTTAAGGGAAGCGACTGCCCGACTGAAAAGACTACCAAATCTAAATCAAGCATCCACAGCAATATCAAAACAAGTTACAATTTGCGGTGACATTCACGGGAAGCTTGATGATTTACTTGTGGTATTTCATAAG AATGGACTACCTTCTCCAGAAAATCCATATGTGTTCAATGGTGATTTTGTAGATCGCGGAAAGAAAAGTTTAGAAGTTTTGCTACTATTGCTATCCTGTCTTATTGTATTCCCTGGTGGCGTGTATCTGAATAGAGGAAATCACGAGGATACAGTGATGAATGCAAG GTATGGATTTATACGTGAGGTACATCAAAAATATAAG CACAACGCAGAGCGTCTTCTAAAACTGATTGACGAAGTGTATCGGTGGTTACCATTAGGAACTATTGTAAATAACCGGGTGCTGGTTGTTCATGGAGGAATTTCGGATTCAACTGACTTGGATTTGATTAAAAGTATGGACAGAGCGAAG TATGTATCCCTCCTACGACCACCTTTAGCGGAAAATAATGCTCCCGGAGCTGATATCGACAAAGTTGAGTGGAAACAG GTATTCGATATACTGTGGAGTGACCCTCAACATAATGAAGGGTGTCAACCGAACGGACTTCGAGGTGCCGGAACGTATTTCGGTCCCGATGTGACTCAgacatttttacaaaaatacaaattagtGTTTCTGGTGCGCTCGCATGAATGCAAACATGAGGGATATGATCACATGCATGATGGAAAG GTTATCACAATATTTTCGGCATCAAATTATTACGAAATAGGATCGAATAAGGGAGCATACTTGAAACTAAATCCTCAATTAGATACtcatttt GTTCAATATACATCAGCTGCATCCAAGACACGCCGGCTAACATTCAGACAAAGAATTGGCTTAGTGGAAAGCTCTGCTATTAGAGAGCTGGGTGCAAGATTGCGGGAACGAGGAAATGAATTGGAAAAGGAGTTCAAGGATCGAGATCCGGAATCGACCG GCGTCATTTCGTTGTCGAAGTGGTGTGAGGCAATGGAAGCGGCCACAAAATTGGGCTTACCGTGGCGGCTACTAAGAGACAAACTAGCACCGCCAGAAAATGATAGTGTTGTCACTGACGTCAATTACAGAAAAACTCTGGAAATGCTTGACACGGATTTGATT AAAACTGCGCACGCAGGCTCAACTTCCGTAGCGGATTCTTTgtataaaaacaaaagtagTCTGGAAGTGATCTTCCGTATCTTAGATAAAGACAATTCAG GTTTCATTTCTCTGGACGAATTTGGTGAAGCGTGTGAACTGCTAAGAAGACACCTTCCCGAGCATGATACCAAAGAGaatttattggaaatgtgTAAACTGATGGACATTAACAAAGACGGTCTGGTGGATTTGAAcgaatttttggaaacatttaGACTGTGCgaacaggccaaaggaaattATTGCAAACCGACGGAGAATTCCAATCATTTGACAAAGCAAGTCACAGAAGAGGACGAAGAAGACCTAGATTGTGGCGAAGAAACTCCAAAGAAATCTTAA